From the genome of Mycobacterium kansasii ATCC 12478:
GAGCGCCGAGGCCGCCAACGTGTCGCCGCTACAACAGCTGCTCAACGCGATCAACGCGCCGGTGCAGAACCTCACCGGACGGCCACTGATCGGCAATGGAGCCAACGGAGCGCCGGGCACGGGTCAAAACGGCGGTGACGCCGGGTGGCTGATCGGCAACGGCGGAGCCGGCGGCTCCGGCGGAATGTCCGGCAGCGGTACCGGATTGCCCGGCGGCAACGGCGGGGCCGGCGGGTTGCTGTTCGGCACCGGCGGCGCCGGCGGCGCCGGCGGATATTCGTCAACCAACGTTGACGGTGGCACCGGCGGAATGGGCGGGGCCGGCGGGCTGCTCTTCGGTACCGGCGGCGCCGGCGGGGCGGGCGGCTTCGGCGCGGGTACCGGCGGTATCGGCGGCCAGGGCGGACTGCTGTTCGGCAATGGCGGCGCCGGCGGCACCGGCGGGTTGGGTGACACCGGCGGTACCGGTGGCGTCGGGGGAACCGGCGGGCTGTTCGCTACCGGCGGGGCCGGCGGCACCGGTGGCGGCGGCCCCAACGGCGGGACCGGCGGCGCCGGCGGCACCGCACTGTTGGTCGGCAACGGCGGAGCCGGCGGCACCGGCGGCACCACCCCGGAGATCGCCAACGGCGGGAACGGAGGCGCGGGCGGTAATGCGGGCATGCTCGCCGGCAACGGCGGGTCGGGCGGCGACGGCGGCGGGACCATCGGCGGCGTCACCGGCGCGAACGGCGGCAACGGCGGCAACGGCGGGATGTTCTTCGGCAGCGGCGGCGACGGCGGCAACGGCAGCGTCAGCGCCACCGACAACGGCGGCAACGGCGGTAACGGCGGTAACGCCGGCCTGGTCGGCAACGGCGGCAACGGCGGGGCAGGCGCCGATAGCGAGTTCGACGGCGGCAACGGCGGCAATGGCGGCAGCGCGCAGCTGATCGGAAACGGCGGCAATGGCGGCAATGGCGGCGCCAGTGTGGGGGTTGGCAGTAACGGCACCGGCGGCAAGGCCGGCACCGGCGGAACACTGATCGGCCTGGACGGACTGAACGGACTGCCCTGAACGGCGCCGGGCGCCTGGCCAAGACCCATCGTTGGCGCACGTATCTGCCGTCGCCGCAACAAGATTCCGGCGGTCAACGGCTACCCGGCGCGGTATTTGGATGCGCGGTCAGTAGACTGCGCGTATGACCCACGACTGGCTGCTCGTGGAAACGCTGGGGGACGAACCGGCCGTCGTCGCCCAGGGGCGTCAGCTCAAGAATCTTGTTCCGATCACCACGTTCCTGCGCCGCAGTCCCCATCTCTCGGCCGTCCGCACGGCGATCACCGAGTCGCTGCAGACCGGTCAGAGCCTCAGCAGCATTACGCCCAAGAGCGATCGTGTCATCTGCACCGAACCCGTCGTGATGTCGGACGGTCGGGTGCACGGTGTGCAGGTGTGGATCGGTCCCGCCGGTGCGGAACCGCCGGAGCGACCTATCCCGGGCCCGCTGAAATGGGACCTGACCCTGGGGGTGGCCACCGACACCCGCGAGTCGCTGATCAACAGTGGCAAGAATCCCGACGTCGAGGTCACCTACGGCAGGGCTTTCGCCGAGGACTTGCCGTCGCGCGAACTCAGTCCGAACGAAACCCGGGTGCTGGCCATGGTGGTCAAGCCTGAGCCTGGCCAAACACTGTGCAGTACTTGGGATCTCACGGATTGGCAAGGAAACCCGATCAGGTTGGGTTTCACCGCGCGCAGCGCGCTGGAGCCGGGGCCGGACGGCCGCGAGCACCTGGTCGCGCGAGCGATTAACTGGCGGGCCGAACTCAAAGGCCCCCTGGTGCCGGTCGACGACCTGGCACAGAAGATTCTCGACGGACTCGCGCAGGCCGGGGTCCACCGGGCGCTGGTCGACCTGAACACCTGGACCCTGTTGAAGTGGCTCGACGAACCGTGCCCGTTCTACGACTGGCGGGTCAACGAGCCCGACAAGCCGCGCGTGCATCCCGACGACCAGGAGCTCATCGCCGCGATGACAAAGGAATTCGCTAACGGAGCCACCAGCGGCGTGCTGCGGCTTCCCGGCAACGACACCGATTGGGTGCCGGTGCACGTCACGGTCAACCGGATAGAACTGGAGCCGGAGACGTTCGCCGGACTGATCTCGTTGCGGTTGCCCACCGCTGCCGAACTCGCCGACGCCGGATTGCCGACGGCCGTACCCGACTCGACCTGACCGTCACCAAGGTGTTGGCGATCCGGCCTGCACGAGCCCTGGACCATCGAAACGGCAGCCACGTTCGAGTTCTTATTGCCAAACGGGACAACGTCTTTGGTTCTGGACGTCAAAATGATCCGG
Proteins encoded in this window:
- a CDS encoding PE family protein; this encodes MSFVIAAPDTVAAAASDLATIGSTIGAATAAAATPTTNLLAAAEDEVSAAIAAFFGAHAQSYQTLSAQAQAFHQQFVRALGMGAASYASAEAANVSPLQQLLNAINAPVQNLTGRPLIGNGANGAPGTGQNGGDAGWLIGNGGAGGSGGMSGSGTGLPGGNGGAGGLLFGTGGAGGAGGYSSTNVDGGTGGMGGAGGLLFGTGGAGGAGGFGAGTGGIGGQGGLLFGNGGAGGTGGLGDTGGTGGVGGTGGLFATGGAGGTGGGGPNGGTGGAGGTALLVGNGGAGGTGGTTPEIANGGNGGAGGNAGMLAGNGGSGGDGGGTIGGVTGANGGNGGNGGMFFGSGGDGGNGSVSATDNGGNGGNGGNAGLVGNGGNGGAGADSEFDGGNGGNGGSAQLIGNGGNGGNGGASVGVGSNGTGGKAGTGGTLIGLDGLNGLP
- a CDS encoding PAS domain-containing protein; this translates as MTHDWLLVETLGDEPAVVAQGRQLKNLVPITTFLRRSPHLSAVRTAITESLQTGQSLSSITPKSDRVICTEPVVMSDGRVHGVQVWIGPAGAEPPERPIPGPLKWDLTLGVATDTRESLINSGKNPDVEVTYGRAFAEDLPSRELSPNETRVLAMVVKPEPGQTLCSTWDLTDWQGNPIRLGFTARSALEPGPDGREHLVARAINWRAELKGPLVPVDDLAQKILDGLAQAGVHRALVDLNTWTLLKWLDEPCPFYDWRVNEPDKPRVHPDDQELIAAMTKEFANGATSGVLRLPGNDTDWVPVHVTVNRIELEPETFAGLISLRLPTAAELADAGLPTAVPDST